The Setaria italica strain Yugu1 chromosome IX, Setaria_italica_v2.0, whole genome shotgun sequence genome has a window encoding:
- the LOC101786447 gene encoding probable helicase DDB_G0274399 yields the protein MGSRGRMLFDLNELPAEADEEAAAAVPQEAVAVIPQEAAVVVLQEAAVVVSQPQKSLPVPTTHAPTLFQPGEGSQSQGILNNNAFKHASIGSGFQPFVRNKDSNNTKESLKAEDNMNSSVASSSTVANNISDNATPKVEPCNQVSQAVEREEGEWSDADGVSENAGSSVSNKDESVGTASTHVKKESQDSEPHLIKSGDVTKDDTAAECSDAEMADAPKDQVLRGSTGSESMQNLECKGNQPGDDLDACNRSKDVKGVEANYALKFASNPAKRPKLNEHKEAMLGKKRARQTVFINVEDAKQAGTMKTSTPRRQSSFPAPIVTRTVKEASRGAGEKAAEKQNQQAFRDQRQSEMMGSERSSSADPSDQHAESNGDAEMGPQGRSKKMNAEEPSSDGYQQPVQRQASLKQSMDLKQPKGRPFSSQRTAVTGQNTADQKPASKRSIISKKPSFVNNTQYQDSSVERLIREVTNDKFWHNPEEAELECVPGSFESAEEYIRVFEPLLFEECRAQLYSSYEESLEAAGRDAHVAVRIKTVDRRERGWYDVIVLPMHEYKWNFKEGDVAILSFPRPGSAAQSGRSSRRAVGSNEDAESECGRLVGTVRRHMPIDTRDPIGAIIHFYVGDSFDFNNEANVLRKLQPRSTWYLTGLGSLATTQREYVALHAFRRLNVQMQNAILQPSPEHFPKYEEQPPAMPDCFTPNFADHLHRSFNGPQLSAIHWAATHTAAGTSNGVVKKQEPWPFTLVQGPPGTGKTHTVWGMLNVIHLVQYQHYYAALLKKLAPESYKQVSGSTSTSSETVAAGSIDELLQSMDQNLFRTLPKLCPKPRMLVCAPSNAATDELLARVLDRGFIDGEMKVYRPDVARVGVDSQSRAAQAVSVERRTDQLLMKGRDEVIGWLHQLKGREQQLSQEIAYLQRELNMVAAAGRSQGSVGVDPDVLAQRDRNRDILLQKLAASVESRDKVLVEMSRLLILESRFRVGSNFNMEDARASLEASFANEAEIVFTTVSSSGRKLFSRLTHGFDMVVIDEAAQASEVGVLPPLALGAARCVLVGDPQQLPATVISKAAGTLLYSRSLFERFQQAGCPTILLSVQYRMHPQIREFPSRYFYQGRLTDSESVVKLPDEAYYRDALMAPYIFYDMSHGRESHRGGSSSFQNIHEAQFALRLYEHLQKFLKANGGKKVSVGIITPYKLQLKCLQREFKEVMNTEEGKDIYINTVDAFQGQERDIIIMSCVRASNHGVGFVADIRRMNVALTRARRALWVVGNANALMQSEDWAALIADAKSRKCFMDLDSIPKDFLPMKVPSNTLGRNSSNNIRNMRTGGPRPRHLDMFPEPRAGMNIRPDEDERLSSVPRNGSYRNLDDFGRPGDRPRDNVQFGVPRRPNSSNGRREV from the exons ATGGGTTCTCGTGGAAGGATGTTATTTGACCTTAACGAACTCCCAGCAGAAGCTGAtgaagaagctgctgctgccgtaCCACAAGAAGCTGTTGCTGTCATACCACAAGAAGCTGCTGTTGTCGTGTTACAAGAAGCTGCTGTCGTCGTGTCACAACCTCAGAAATCCCTTCCTGTTCCCACAACGCATGCCCCAACTCTGTTTCAGCCAGGGGAAGGATCTCAGTCACAGGGGATACTAAATAATAATGCCTTTAAGCACGCATCGATCGGTTCTGGTTTTCAACCTTTTGTGAGGAACAAAGATTCAAATAACACAAAGGAGTCGTTGAAGGCAGAAGATAACATGAATTCTAGTGTAGCATCATCGTCCACGGTAGCCAATAACATCAGTGATAATGCTACTCCAAAGGTAGAGCCTTGCAATCAGGTGTCACAAGCAGTtgaaagagaagaaggagaatGGTCTGATGCAGATGGTGTTTCTGAAAATGCAGGGAGCAGTGTTAGCAACAAAGATGAGTCAGTTGGAACTGCAAGTACTCATGTGAAGAAAGAATCCCAAGATAGTGAGCCCCATCTCATTAAATCCGGAGATGTGACTAAAGATGATACTGCTGCTGAGTGTAGTGATGCTGAAATGGCTGATGCACCTAAAGATCAGGTTCTTCGTGGTTCCACAGGATCAGAGAGCATGCAGAATTTGGAATGTAAAGGAAATCAACCTGGGGATGATTTAGATGCTTGCAACAGGTCAAAGGATGTTAAAGGAGTTGAAGCCAATTATGCATTGAAGTTTGCGAGCAACCCTGCAAAGAGACCTAAGTTAAATGAACACAAGGAGGCAATGCTAGGTAAAAAACGAGCTAGGCAGACTGTCTTCATCAATGTAGAGGATGCGAAACAAGCAGGTACAATGAAGACATCGACACCCAGGAGGCAGTCATCCTTCCCAGCACCAATTGTCACACGTACTGTGAAGGAAGCTTCTCGTGGTGCTGGTGAAAAAGCTGCAGAAAAACAAAACCAGCAAGCATTCAGGGATCAGAGGCAATCTGAAATGATGGGTTCAGAACGAAGCAGTTCTGCAGATCCTAGTGACCAACATGCTGAATCTAATGGTGATGCTGAGATGGGTCCTCAGGGCCGGTCAAAGAAAATGAATGCAGAAGAACCTTCCTCGGATGGATATCAACAGCCAGTCCAAAGACAAGCTTCATTGAAGCAGTCCATGGACTTGAAGCAACCAAAGGGCCGACCTTTCTCTTCCCAACGAACAGCTGTAACAGGACAAAATACTGCTGATCAGAAGCCAGCCAGCAAAAGGTCTATTATTTCCAAAAAGCCGTCTTTTGTAAACAATACGCAATATCAGGACTCATCTGTTGAGCGACTTATAAGGGAGGTCACAAACGACAAGTTCTGGCACAATCCAG AGGAGGCAGAACTTGAGTGTGTCCCTGGAAGCTTTGAATCTGCTGAGGAGTACATTAGAGTTTTTGAGCCTTTGCTTTTTGAGGAATGCAGAGCTCAGCTTTACAGTTCGTATGAGGAGAGTCTTGAGGCTGCGGGAAGGGATGCACATGTAGCAGTCCGAATAAAAACTGTGGATAGACGTGAAAGAG GATGGTATGATGTCATTGTTCTACCAATGCATGAATATAAATGGAATTTCAAAGAAGGTGATGTCGCTATTCTGTCATTCCCGCGGCCTGGTTCAG CTGCTCAATCAGGCCGATCTAGTAGGAGGGCTGTCGGTTCAAATGAAGATGCTGAATCGGAATGTGGACGGCTTGTTGGTACTGTTAGGCGCCATATGCCTATTGATACACGTGATCCAATTGGAGCTATTATCCACTTTTATGTTGGAGATTCATTTGATTTTAACAA TGAGGCTAATGTTCTGAGGAAACTCCAACCTCGGAGTACTTGGTATCTAACAGGACTAGGTTCTCTTGCAACAACACAAAGGGAATATGTTGCTTTGCATGCGTTCCGCCGTCTTAATGTGCAG ATGCAAAATGCAATACTTCAACCAAGTCCAGAGCATTTTCCAAAGTATGAAGAGCAGCCACCTGCCATGCCAGACTGCTTCACCCCAAATTTTGCTGATCATCTCCACCGCAGCTTCAATGGGCCTCAACTGTCGGCAATTCACTGGGCTGCAACGCATACAGCTGCAGGCACAAGCAATGGTGTCGTGAAGAAACAAGAACCCTGGCCTTTCACATTGGTACAAGGTCCTCCTGGGACAGGGAAAACTCATACTGTGTGGGGGATGTTAAATGTTATCCATCTTGTTCAGTATCAGCATTACTATGCTGCTTTGCTCAAGAAACTTGCTCCTGAAAGTTACAAGCAAGTTAGTGGTAGCACTAGTACCAGCTCGGAGACTGTTGCTGCAGGGTCAATTGATGAACTTTTGCAGAGCATGGATCAGAACCTATTTCGCACTCTTCCCAAGCTTTGTCCTAAGCCTCGGATGCTTGTGTGTGCCCCATCAAACGCTGCAACAGATGAGCTGCTTGCTCGTGTTCTTGACCGCGGTTTTATAGATGGTGAGATGAAGGTATACCGCCCTGATGTTGCTCGTGTTGGAGTTGATTCACAGTCTCGTGCTGCCCAAGCTGTTTCTGTCGAAAGGAGGACGGATCAGCTTTTAATGAAGGGCCGCGATGAAGTAATTGGGTGGCTACATCAGCTAAAGGGCCGTGAACAGCAGCTGTCACAGGAGATTGCTTATCTTCAAAGAGAACTCAATATGGTTGCAGCAGCTGGTAGATCCCAGGGTTCAGTAGGGGTAGATCCTGATGTTCTGGCTCAAAGGGATCGTAACCGTGATATTCTACTTCAGAAACTTGCTGCGTCAGTTGAAAGCAGGGATAAAGTACTGGTGGAGATGTCACGTCTGCTGATATTAGAAAGCAGGTTTCGTGTTGGGAGTAACTTCAATATGGAAGATGCTAGGGCTAGTCTGGAAGCCAGTTTTGCCAATGAAGCCGAGATTGTTTTTACAACAGTGTCAAGCAGCGGGCGCAAGTTATTTTCTCGCCTAACTCATGGCTTTGACATGGTTGTTATTGATGAGGCTGCTCAGGCTAGTGAAGTAGGGGTCCTCCCTCCATTGGCGCTTGGTGCAGCTAGATGTGTCCTGGTTGGTGATCCACAGCAGCTTCCTGCTACTGTTATTAGCAAAGCAGCTGGAACATTGCTTTACAGCAGAAGTCTTTTTGAGAGGTTTCAGCAGGCTGGTTGTCCTACCATTTTGCTGTCAGTGCAATACAGGATGCATCCCCAGATCCGTGAGTTTCCATCAAGATACTTCTATCAAGGTCGACTTACAGATAGTGAGAGTGTTGTGAAATTACCGGATGAAGCCTATTACAGAGATGCACTTATGGCACCTTATATCTTTTACGACATGTCACATGGCCGTGAGTCTCATAGGGGTGGGTCATCTTCATTTCAGAATATTCATGAAGCACAGTTTGCATTGCGTTTGTATGAGCATCTTCAGAAGTTCCTGAAAGCAAATGGTGGCAAGAAGGTATCTGTTGGTATAATCACACCATATAAGTTGCAGTTGAAATGCCTTCAGCGGGAATTCAAGGAGGTTATGAATACCGAGGAGGGGAAGGATATCTACATAAATACAGTAGATGCTTTTCAAGGCCAGGAGCGTGACATAATTATTATGTCATGTGTCCGTGCATCAAACCATGGTGTGGGTTTTGTTGCTGATATACGACGTATGAATGTAGCTCTAACTCGAGCCAGGAGAGCTCTGTGG GTTGTTGGTAATGCCAATGCTCTCATGCAGTCTGAGGATTGGGCAGCACTTATAGCGGATGCGAAGTCCAGGAAATGTTTCATGGATCTGGATAGCATTCCCAAGGACTTCCTACCCATGAAGGTTCCTTCTAACACTCTAGGCAGGAATTCTTCCAACAACATACGTAACATGAGGACTGGTGGCCCAAGACCAAGACATTTGGACATGTTTCCAGAACCCAGGGCTGGCATGAACATCAGGCCTGATGAAGATGAGCGTCTCAGTTCCGTTCCAAGAAATGGTAGTTACAGGAATTTGGATGATTTTGGACGACCTGGTGATCGCCCCAGGGATAATGTGCAGTTTGGAGTTCCCAGGAGACCAAATTCATCTAATGGTAGGAGAGAAGTGTAA